The following are encoded in a window of Rosa chinensis cultivar Old Blush chromosome 4, RchiOBHm-V2, whole genome shotgun sequence genomic DNA:
- the LOC112200506 gene encoding magnesium transporter MRS2-I isoform X1, giving the protein MQRVHIHARDLRIVDPLLSYPSAILGRDRAIVLNLEHIKAIITAEEVLLRDPLDENVIPIVEELQRRLPPVNSNRENQTDGSEFPVDAAEEDESSFEFRALEVALEVICSFLAARTTELETAAYPALDLLTSKISSHNLDRVRKLKSAMTRLTARVQKVRDELEQLLDDDDDDMADLYLSRKLAGACSPVSASGPPNWYPASPTIGSISRASRASMVTGRGDENDVDELEMLLEAYFMQIDGTLNKLATLREYIDDTEDYINIQLDNHRNQLIQLELILSSGTVGLSMYSLVCGIFGVNIPYSWNQDHGYMFKWVWIVTGIVCFSVFIVIVAYARHKGLVGS; this is encoded by the exons ATGCAGAGAGTCCACATTCACGCTCGGGATCTCCGCATTGTCGACCCTCTGCTTTCTTACCCTTCCGCCATTCTCGGACGTGACAGGGCTATTGTTCTCAATCTGGAG CATATTAAAGCGATAATTACTGCTGAAGAG GTGCTGCTTCGGGATCCGTTGGATGAAAATGTTATTCCAATTGTTGAAGAGCTTCAGAGACGGTTGCCTCCTGTAAATTCCAACCGTGAAAATCAAACAGATGGAAGTGAGTTCCCTGTTGACGCGGCTGAAGAAGATG AGTCTTCATTTGAATTCCGGGCCTTGGAGGTAGCCTTGGAAGTAATTTGTAGTTTTCTTGCTGCACGTACGACAGAACTGGAGACTGCTGCTTATCCGGCTCTAGATTTGCTTACCTCTAAG ATTAGTAGCCACAATTTGGATAGGGTTCGTAAATTGAAAAGTGCAATGACAAGGTTGACTGCACGGGTCCAAAAG GTGAGGGATGAGCTCGAGCAGCTgctggatgatgatgatgatgatatggcCGACCTTTACTTGTCAAGAAAGTTGGCGGGTGCATGTTCACCAGTTAGTGCCTCTGGTCCTCCCAATTGGTATCCTGCCTCCCCTACCATAGGCTCAATATCACGGGCAAGCAGAGCAAGTATGGTAACTGGTCGTGGAGATGAGAATGACGTTGACGAACTTGAAATGTTACTGGAG GCTTACTTTATGCAGATTGATGGCACCTTGAACAAGTTAGCTACG CTGCGTGAATATATTGATGATACGGAGGATTACATAAATATTCAG CTCGATAACCACAGGAATCAGTTAATTCAG CTTGAGCTTATTCTTAGTTCTGGAACTGTTGGTTTATCCATGTATTCTTTGGTGTGTGGAATTTTTGGCGTGAATATCCCATATTCGTGGAACCAGGATCATGGATACATGTTTAAATGG GTTTGGATTGTCACAGGAATAGTATGTTTCTCTGTTTTCATAGTAATTGTAGCATATGCTCGCCACAAAGGGTTGGTCGGATCGTGA
- the LOC112200506 gene encoding magnesium transporter MRS2-I isoform X2, which translates to MQRVHIHARDLRIVDPLLSYPSAILGRDRAIVLNLEVLLRDPLDENVIPIVEELQRRLPPVNSNRENQTDGSEFPVDAAEEDESSFEFRALEVALEVICSFLAARTTELETAAYPALDLLTSKISSHNLDRVRKLKSAMTRLTARVQKVRDELEQLLDDDDDDMADLYLSRKLAGACSPVSASGPPNWYPASPTIGSISRASRASMVTGRGDENDVDELEMLLEAYFMQIDGTLNKLATLREYIDDTEDYINIQLDNHRNQLIQLELILSSGTVGLSMYSLVCGIFGVNIPYSWNQDHGYMFKWVWIVTGIVCFSVFIVIVAYARHKGLVGS; encoded by the exons ATGCAGAGAGTCCACATTCACGCTCGGGATCTCCGCATTGTCGACCCTCTGCTTTCTTACCCTTCCGCCATTCTCGGACGTGACAGGGCTATTGTTCTCAATCTGGAG GTGCTGCTTCGGGATCCGTTGGATGAAAATGTTATTCCAATTGTTGAAGAGCTTCAGAGACGGTTGCCTCCTGTAAATTCCAACCGTGAAAATCAAACAGATGGAAGTGAGTTCCCTGTTGACGCGGCTGAAGAAGATG AGTCTTCATTTGAATTCCGGGCCTTGGAGGTAGCCTTGGAAGTAATTTGTAGTTTTCTTGCTGCACGTACGACAGAACTGGAGACTGCTGCTTATCCGGCTCTAGATTTGCTTACCTCTAAG ATTAGTAGCCACAATTTGGATAGGGTTCGTAAATTGAAAAGTGCAATGACAAGGTTGACTGCACGGGTCCAAAAG GTGAGGGATGAGCTCGAGCAGCTgctggatgatgatgatgatgatatggcCGACCTTTACTTGTCAAGAAAGTTGGCGGGTGCATGTTCACCAGTTAGTGCCTCTGGTCCTCCCAATTGGTATCCTGCCTCCCCTACCATAGGCTCAATATCACGGGCAAGCAGAGCAAGTATGGTAACTGGTCGTGGAGATGAGAATGACGTTGACGAACTTGAAATGTTACTGGAG GCTTACTTTATGCAGATTGATGGCACCTTGAACAAGTTAGCTACG CTGCGTGAATATATTGATGATACGGAGGATTACATAAATATTCAG CTCGATAACCACAGGAATCAGTTAATTCAG CTTGAGCTTATTCTTAGTTCTGGAACTGTTGGTTTATCCATGTATTCTTTGGTGTGTGGAATTTTTGGCGTGAATATCCCATATTCGTGGAACCAGGATCATGGATACATGTTTAAATGG GTTTGGATTGTCACAGGAATAGTATGTTTCTCTGTTTTCATAGTAATTGTAGCATATGCTCGCCACAAAGGGTTGGTCGGATCGTGA